A genomic region of Fodinisporobacter ferrooxydans contains the following coding sequences:
- a CDS encoding S-layer homology domain-containing protein, which produces MKKLLATVTAVTTIATIAGGTVPAFASTYNFHGIHMRGNHNSINIQDNSTNYNFTTNITFNDLGNFRWAAKAIEDMAKKGIIKGMGKHQFDPGQSITRAQFAVLVTKQFGLQTSTTATQDFADVPPTLANGKPNWAFPYVEATKDYFDATANLSGGYNFNPSQPMRREDVAVTLVKIMEKLNLVQPDSSDQVQQVLANYQDLDQVPGSLQTYIATAITNNLMKGDGNGNFAPLRPLRRAEAAVLLDRISSQMVVVPGDNPTTTVTTDTYGSSTVSNDNYSTDNSAASTDSASTTITTEDHSND; this is translated from the coding sequence ATGAAAAAACTATTGGCAACAGTAACAGCAGTCACAACAATCGCAACAATCGCTGGCGGTACCGTTCCTGCATTTGCTTCCACCTATAATTTTCATGGCATACATATGCGCGGGAACCACAACAGCATCAACATTCAAGACAACTCTACCAACTACAATTTCACGACAAACATTACGTTTAATGATTTGGGCAATTTCCGCTGGGCAGCAAAAGCAATTGAAGACATGGCGAAAAAAGGAATTATCAAAGGCATGGGTAAACATCAGTTTGATCCGGGCCAATCCATTACACGGGCGCAATTCGCCGTATTGGTCACAAAGCAGTTCGGCTTGCAAACATCGACGACTGCAACTCAGGATTTTGCAGATGTGCCGCCGACTCTTGCAAACGGCAAACCAAACTGGGCATTCCCATATGTCGAAGCGACAAAAGACTATTTTGATGCGACTGCAAACTTGAGCGGCGGCTACAATTTCAATCCAAGCCAACCGATGCGCCGGGAAGATGTGGCTGTAACGCTTGTAAAAATCATGGAGAAGCTGAACCTGGTTCAACCGGATTCCTCCGATCAGGTACAGCAAGTACTCGCAAATTATCAGGATTTGGATCAAGTTCCAGGCTCCTTGCAGACATATATCGCTACGGCCATCACGAATAACTTGATGAAAGGCGACGGCAACGGCAATTTCGCGCCATTGCGCCCATTGCGCCGTGCAGAAGCCGCTGTATTGCTGGATCGCATTTCAAGTCAAATGGTCGTCGTACCGGGAGACAATCCAACTACTACAGTAACGACCGATACGTATGGCTCGTCTACCGTTTCCAACGACAACTACAGCACGGATAACTCGGCTGCAAGCACAGATTCCGCTTCCACAACGATCACTACAGAAGACCACAGCAACGACTGA
- a CDS encoding M23 family metallopeptidase, protein MNNQEKEKNQNSQENTSTSRKTTHQSGRNKFFSKRWAFPVMYLAAAGLIISLMYVKTNHQASNPPSDVAQNTQTQTQTNQNSAPANPSAAANAAPSFQWPVGPDAANASVVVGYYDETSTDAKAQAAALVNYDNHFYTHNGIDIQAQNDATFTVLAAAAGQVTNVEDNPLNGQTVEITHPDGYVTVYASLGKVDVNKGDQVTQGQPIGDSGYCKFEASAKNHLYFEVRKDGQVINPASVLPAKANTH, encoded by the coding sequence ATGAATAATCAAGAAAAAGAAAAAAATCAGAACAGTCAAGAAAACACATCAACTTCCCGCAAAACTACACATCAAAGCGGGCGCAACAAATTTTTCTCGAAGCGCTGGGCATTCCCAGTCATGTACCTTGCGGCAGCCGGTCTCATCATCAGTCTGATGTACGTGAAAACAAATCATCAAGCAAGCAATCCGCCATCAGACGTAGCTCAAAACACACAGACGCAAACGCAGACGAATCAAAACTCTGCACCTGCCAATCCGTCAGCGGCAGCAAACGCCGCTCCAAGCTTTCAATGGCCCGTTGGCCCGGATGCGGCAAATGCCAGTGTAGTCGTCGGATACTATGATGAAACATCGACTGACGCCAAAGCGCAGGCAGCAGCTCTTGTCAACTATGACAACCATTTTTACACACACAATGGAATCGACATTCAGGCGCAAAATGATGCCACATTTACTGTATTGGCAGCAGCAGCCGGCCAGGTGACAAATGTAGAAGACAATCCGTTAAACGGCCAAACCGTTGAAATCACACATCCGGATGGATATGTGACAGTCTATGCGTCCCTCGGCAAAGTGGATGTCAACAAAGGCGATCAAGTGACACAAGGACAGCCAATCGGTGATAGCGGCTATTGCAAATTCGAGGCGAGTGCGAAAAACCATCTCTACTTTGAAGTGCGCAAAGATGGACAAGTCATCAACCCTGCCTCTGTTTTACCGGCAAAAGCAAATACGCATTAA
- a CDS encoding type II toxin-antitoxin system RelE/ParE family toxin codes for MASTYSSTKKMDRLLKQASRKAPRLYDELCTQQYVIVQNPGIGSYLKGDLQGFQSYDFKFDQVSLRICYLYSESNDHITFVYFGTRENFYDEVKRYLI; via the coding sequence ATGGCCTCGACATATTCTTCGACAAAGAAGATGGATCGATTGCTCAAACAAGCAAGTAGGAAGGCGCCGCGATTGTATGATGAATTATGTACACAACAGTATGTAATCGTCCAAAATCCGGGAATTGGGTCGTATCTCAAAGGTGATTTGCAAGGGTTTCAGTCTTACGATTTTAAATTTGATCAGGTATCTTTGCGAATTTGTTATTTGTATTCCGAAAGTAATGATCATATAACGTTTGTCTACTTTGGAACTCGCGAAAATTTTTATGATGAAGTAAAGAGATACTTAATCTGA
- a CDS encoding AbrB/MazE/SpoVT family DNA-binding domain-containing protein, producing MMNKIIFDLDQVQEHRDIKITSKRQLTIPKSFFDHLGVEETVQAYLLEDGIFLKPVRHRTRTVSDLDIESIVRKVISDGYTGEELAKEIAYRINEYNKQMEKRIQQFLDDMKADPESEDGEGEDFNGLDIFFDKEDGSIAQTSK from the coding sequence ATGATGAATAAAATAATTTTTGATCTGGATCAAGTGCAAGAACACAGGGATATTAAAATTACCAGTAAAAGACAACTCACGATTCCAAAAAGTTTTTTTGATCATTTAGGTGTTGAAGAAACGGTTCAAGCATATTTGCTAGAGGATGGCATCTTTCTTAAACCAGTTCGTCATCGTACCAGAACTGTTTCTGATTTGGACATCGAGAGTATTGTACGAAAAGTAATATCGGATGGTTATACCGGTGAAGAGTTGGCAAAAGAAATAGCTTATCGGATTAACGAATACAATAAGCAAATGGAAAAACGTATTCAACAATTCTTGGATGACATGAAAGCTGATCCGGAGTCGGAGGATGGAGAAGGAGAAGATTTTAATGGCCTCGACATATTCTTCGACAAAGAAGATGGATCGATTGCTCAAACAAGCAAGTAG
- a CDS encoding MFS transporter: MKGFRGVKLWILFLVFAGTLINAIDRSSLATANTFIAKDLHLDMTTMGIVLSSFGWTYLLFNLPAGWLCDRYGTKKVYGIAAFIWSIASALTGLARGLSMLLFSRLIVGVGEAANFPAATKVIAENFHESERGVATGTYLAGLRLGFALTPGVMVGLMLAFGTKAHPDWRMAFYITGIGSLIWVLLWFLTFREKAPIAGLMNQSAAEKVSVSKMLSYRNTWAIIFIKFFQDYLYYLYLTWLPGYLIKARHLDLKSVAFYATVPWIAGMLVQPVIGIISDKLINAGYNITKVKKTILVVMQVISVSIIIAANAQSATTAAWILVLAMAAESASTAILWSIPQDLAPKGGAGSLGGIMNTAGAVAAIVSPAFTGYIAQHYGFAAALILGGLMMVAAALAVLFFLGKIQPLYAGDQKGV; this comes from the coding sequence ATGAAAGGTTTCCGCGGCGTGAAACTTTGGATTTTGTTTCTGGTCTTCGCCGGAACGCTGATCAATGCGATCGATCGCTCAAGTTTGGCGACGGCCAATACGTTTATCGCCAAAGATCTGCATCTGGACATGACGACAATGGGCATTGTCTTATCATCCTTTGGCTGGACCTACCTGCTTTTCAATTTGCCGGCGGGCTGGCTGTGTGACCGCTATGGCACCAAAAAAGTGTATGGAATCGCCGCCTTTATCTGGTCGATCGCATCTGCCTTGACGGGGTTGGCGCGCGGACTTTCCATGTTGTTGTTCAGCCGGCTGATTGTCGGCGTCGGGGAAGCTGCCAACTTTCCGGCGGCTACCAAAGTGATCGCGGAAAATTTCCATGAATCAGAGCGGGGCGTTGCCACTGGCACGTACCTGGCCGGCTTGCGGCTTGGATTTGCCCTGACGCCGGGCGTCATGGTCGGACTCATGCTGGCATTTGGCACCAAAGCACATCCGGATTGGCGCATGGCATTCTATATTACGGGGATCGGAAGCTTGATTTGGGTGCTGCTCTGGTTCCTTACATTCCGTGAAAAGGCTCCCATTGCAGGGCTTATGAACCAATCGGCTGCAGAGAAAGTATCCGTTTCCAAAATGCTATCCTATCGAAATACGTGGGCCATTATCTTCATTAAATTTTTCCAGGACTATTTATACTATCTATACCTCACATGGCTGCCCGGATATTTGATTAAAGCCCGCCACCTCGATTTGAAAAGCGTTGCGTTTTATGCCACAGTGCCGTGGATTGCCGGAATGCTGGTACAGCCGGTCATCGGGATCATTTCCGATAAACTGATTAACGCCGGCTATAATATCACCAAAGTCAAGAAGACAATATTGGTCGTCATGCAGGTCATATCCGTATCCATCATCATCGCTGCCAACGCCCAATCGGCAACGACAGCCGCCTGGATACTCGTGCTGGCGATGGCAGCCGAGTCTGCATCGACAGCGATTCTTTGGTCGATTCCGCAAGATCTGGCGCCCAAAGGCGGTGCAGGGTCCCTTGGCGGCATCATGAATACAGCAGGCGCGGTCGCTGCCATCGTCTCGCCGGCGTTTACCGGATATATCGCGCAACACTACGGATTCGCCGCAGCACTGATTTTGGGCGGCCTCATGATGGTCGCCGCAGCGCTCGCCGTGCTGTTTTTCCTTGGCAAAATTCAGCCATTGTATGCGGGGGATCAGAAAGGCGTGTAA
- a CDS encoding hydroxyacid dehydrogenase — MIGDPTLYGKPEALADLAANAQALVIRNKTRIDRQLLKQLPQLQAIGRLGVGLDNIDIAACRERGVKVIAARGCNANAVAEYVFACMLEHARFLQRCDEATREGHWNRLLCMGRELNGKTLGLIGVGDIGQRVATRARAFGMQVIAYDPFVIKTHSLIQDFGVRLDTLRQVCREGDYISIHVPLTPATHSLIDEAQLAEMKETAVLINTARGGIIHESALHTSLQNHPNRYAFLDVREKEPPAADDPFRQLPNVILTPHVAGITQESSQRVAEMIFEDIDQVLQGQQVLTEVQ; from the coding sequence GTGATCGGGGACCCCACCCTTTACGGCAAACCGGAGGCATTGGCCGATCTTGCGGCAAACGCGCAAGCTCTTGTCATTCGCAACAAGACGCGCATCGACCGCCAGCTTCTGAAGCAACTGCCACAGCTCCAGGCCATCGGGCGGCTGGGTGTCGGACTCGACAATATCGATATAGCAGCCTGCCGGGAACGCGGGGTAAAAGTCATCGCGGCCAGAGGGTGCAACGCAAACGCCGTCGCCGAATACGTGTTCGCCTGCATGTTGGAACACGCCCGCTTTTTGCAGCGCTGTGATGAGGCCACGCGGGAGGGGCACTGGAATCGGCTGCTCTGCATGGGACGTGAGCTGAACGGGAAAACCCTGGGGCTGATCGGTGTCGGGGATATCGGGCAAAGGGTCGCCACGCGTGCACGCGCCTTTGGCATGCAGGTGATCGCATACGACCCCTTTGTCATTAAAACACACAGTCTGATCCAGGACTTTGGCGTCCGGCTGGACACACTCCGGCAGGTCTGCCGGGAAGGGGATTACATTTCCATCCATGTCCCCTTGACTCCGGCAACACATTCCCTCATCGATGAAGCCCAACTCGCAGAAATGAAAGAAACAGCCGTTCTCATCAATACCGCACGCGGCGGAATCATCCATGAATCAGCACTCCATACAAGCTTGCAAAATCATCCAAACCGATATGCATTTCTGGATGTCCGGGAAAAAGAGCCGCCGGCAGCCGATGACCCTTTTCGACAGCTTCCCAATGTCATACTGACTCCACACGTAGCAGGCATCACACAGGAATCCTCACAACGGGTGGCAGAGATGATCTTCGAAGATATCGATCAGGTGTTGCAGGGACAACAGGTTTTGACGGAGGTGCAGTGA
- a CDS encoding FadR/GntR family transcriptional regulator, whose translation MFEPISNNMAYSKKIVSQITDAIVRGTLKPGDRLPTERALAEQFGVSRTAVRDAIKLLAGRGILMVRHGVGIFVAESQSTYGNMDEALSGKAGAIQDLFEIRKVLESETAYWAAERSTLMEIQKLQAILDDAFAHKRDLAILGERDAQFHVGLAEASQNLVLVRLMLTMLDLLSESRMESLSIRDVPQQSLVEHQAILDAVKTKDGSLAKQRMFEHLTRVEASIRGK comes from the coding sequence TTGTTTGAACCTATTTCCAACAACATGGCATACAGCAAAAAAATAGTATCCCAAATCACAGATGCGATCGTTCGCGGCACGCTCAAGCCAGGCGACCGCCTGCCGACTGAGCGGGCGCTTGCCGAACAATTTGGGGTCAGCCGGACAGCCGTCCGGGATGCGATCAAGTTGTTGGCCGGCCGGGGCATTTTAATGGTTCGCCACGGTGTCGGAATATTCGTGGCCGAGTCTCAGTCCACGTATGGAAATATGGACGAAGCATTGAGCGGCAAAGCAGGGGCGATCCAGGATTTATTTGAAATCCGCAAAGTATTGGAATCAGAAACGGCGTATTGGGCGGCGGAACGTTCCACACTCATGGAAATCCAAAAACTGCAGGCGATTCTTGACGATGCCTTTGCGCACAAACGGGATTTGGCGATATTGGGAGAACGGGACGCCCAATTTCATGTGGGTCTGGCGGAAGCATCCCAGAATCTTGTATTGGTCCGCCTGATGCTGACGATGCTGGACCTGCTTTCGGAAAGCAGAATGGAGTCGCTCTCCATCCGCGACGTACCGCAGCAATCCCTGGTGGAGCACCAGGCGATTCTCGATGCGGTCAAAACAAAAGACGGCTCACTGGCGAAACAGCGAATGTTCGAGCATTTGACGCGGGTCGAAGCATCGATCCGCGGCAAATAA
- a CDS encoding Ldh family oxidoreductase: MRYSWNELHRFASQCFQVAGVPPADAEWTAEVLVRADFTGVHTHGLSRLSAYIQGIRRGVIKAAPDTALEKRALSVATLDGDSGLGPVVAKLAMEAAVDLAKETGIGIVTVKRGNHAGPLSAYIDLATQAEMIGWAFSNAQPAIPPWGGRKAFFGTNPIAFGAPTHCHSPVVLDMATSKVARGNIILAAKTGQSIPEDWAIDETGCPTTDAQAALRGAVLPMAGPKGYALALMVEILSGVLSGAEMAPHVGSMYDKEQREPGTGLCCIAINPRSFFDGDEFYRRMDVLVDEIHQVPPADGFSSVRIPGERRVRLEHQGRQEGIALEQSTLDELKKLAEELHIAWRDDLFV, encoded by the coding sequence ATGCGCTACAGTTGGAATGAACTTCATCGGTTTGCCAGCCAGTGTTTTCAAGTGGCAGGGGTGCCGCCGGCAGATGCGGAATGGACGGCTGAGGTGCTGGTGCGTGCAGATTTTACAGGCGTCCACACACACGGATTGTCCCGGTTGTCGGCATATATACAAGGGATCCGGCGTGGTGTGATCAAAGCAGCGCCAGACACGGCATTGGAAAAACGGGCACTGTCTGTCGCAACACTGGATGGAGACAGCGGGCTGGGGCCGGTCGTGGCCAAACTTGCCATGGAAGCCGCCGTCGACTTGGCGAAAGAGACGGGGATCGGCATCGTCACAGTCAAGCGGGGCAACCATGCAGGTCCTTTGTCTGCCTATATCGACTTGGCGACACAAGCGGAGATGATCGGCTGGGCGTTTTCCAATGCCCAGCCGGCCATACCGCCGTGGGGCGGCAGGAAAGCGTTTTTCGGCACCAATCCCATCGCATTCGGGGCGCCGACCCACTGCCATTCGCCGGTAGTGTTGGATATGGCGACAAGCAAAGTCGCCCGCGGCAACATCATACTCGCAGCCAAGACGGGGCAATCGATCCCGGAGGATTGGGCCATCGATGAAACCGGCTGTCCGACCACAGATGCGCAAGCGGCGCTGCGCGGGGCCGTATTGCCGATGGCCGGACCCAAAGGATACGCACTGGCGCTCATGGTGGAGATCCTGAGCGGCGTTTTGTCAGGCGCCGAGATGGCGCCGCATGTCGGGTCGATGTATGACAAGGAGCAGCGGGAGCCGGGAACGGGGCTCTGCTGTATTGCCATCAACCCCCGCAGCTTTTTTGACGGCGACGAATTTTATCGGCGCATGGATGTGCTCGTGGATGAGATCCACCAGGTTCCGCCGGCAGATGGCTTTTCCTCCGTGCGAATTCCTGGGGAGCGCCGTGTCCGGTTGGAACATCAAGGGCGGCAGGAAGGCATTGCGCTTGAGCAAAGCACACTCGACGAATTAAAAAAATTAGCGGAAGAGCTTCATATCGCCTGGAGGGATGACCTATTTGTTTGA
- a CDS encoding UxaA family hydrolase, whose protein sequence is MEQLYGYRRENGAVGVRNHVVVIPVDDLSNAACEAIANKVPGTIALSHPYGRLQYGEDLELHFRTLIGTGRNPNVAAAIVVGIEENWAKKIADGIAETGKPVAYFGIEGYGDFETIRRASWKAKEFMQQASESVKEPVDFKDLIISIKCGESDTTSGLGSCPTVGVVVDRLVAAGATVLFGETSELTGGEHLIADRMATAVLKQKFMKTFNDYVSFIESQDANLLGSQPTQGNIKGGLSTIEEKAMGNIEKTGTCPVVGVLKPAEAPNGPGLHFMDTSSAAAECITLMAAAGAVLHFFPTGQGNIVGHPIEPVIKLTANPKTARGMREHIDLDVSGLLARTIHLQQAGDALWDVMVRTLNGRLTCAEALGHREFVLTRLYPSA, encoded by the coding sequence ATGGAGCAATTATACGGATATCGTCGGGAAAATGGAGCAGTAGGCGTTCGCAATCATGTGGTGGTCATTCCGGTTGATGATTTATCAAATGCGGCCTGTGAGGCGATTGCCAATAAAGTGCCGGGCACAATCGCTTTATCACATCCCTATGGGCGTTTGCAGTATGGCGAAGACCTGGAATTGCATTTTCGCACATTGATCGGCACCGGCCGCAACCCCAATGTAGCTGCTGCCATCGTTGTCGGAATCGAAGAAAATTGGGCGAAAAAAATCGCCGATGGAATTGCCGAAACCGGAAAGCCCGTTGCCTACTTTGGCATTGAAGGATATGGGGATTTTGAAACGATCCGCCGCGCTTCCTGGAAAGCAAAAGAATTTATGCAGCAAGCGAGTGAATCGGTAAAAGAACCGGTCGATTTTAAAGATTTGATCATAAGCATTAAATGTGGGGAAAGCGATACCACATCCGGGTTGGGTTCATGCCCCACAGTCGGCGTTGTGGTCGATCGTCTCGTCGCTGCCGGGGCAACCGTACTGTTCGGGGAGACTTCCGAGCTGACGGGCGGCGAGCACCTGATTGCAGATCGAATGGCGACTGCCGTCCTGAAGCAAAAGTTCATGAAAACGTTCAATGACTATGTTTCCTTCATCGAATCCCAGGATGCGAATCTCCTGGGCAGCCAGCCGACACAGGGAAATATCAAAGGCGGATTGTCGACGATCGAAGAAAAGGCGATGGGCAATATCGAGAAAACCGGCACATGTCCGGTTGTCGGTGTGCTGAAGCCGGCAGAAGCGCCCAATGGACCGGGACTGCATTTCATGGATACGTCTTCGGCCGCCGCCGAGTGTATTACGTTGATGGCAGCAGCAGGAGCCGTACTGCACTTCTTCCCTACAGGGCAAGGCAATATCGTCGGACATCCGATTGAGCCGGTGATCAAACTGACGGCCAATCCGAAGACCGCCCGCGGCATGCGTGAACACATCGATCTGGATGTAAGCGGACTTCTGGCACGAACCATACATCTGCAGCAAGCGGGCGACGCGTTGTGGGATGTGATGGTGCGTACCCTCAATGGCCGTCTGACTTGTGCGGAAGCCCTCGGACATCGGGAATTCGTATTGACAAGACTCTATCCGAGTGCCTAA
- a CDS encoding UxaA family hydrolase → MQKESLQVAALDQQPSGAEVQTHKFLIHKKGDHVGVVTEDISQGETVIGFYMDDDSMVEVIAKADIPLGHKISVVHLQAGDAVIEYGLRVGLAREAIEPGDYVHVHNIKSARW, encoded by the coding sequence ATGCAAAAGGAAAGTTTGCAAGTTGCTGCACTGGATCAGCAGCCGTCTGGTGCCGAAGTACAAACACACAAATTTTTGATTCACAAAAAAGGAGATCATGTCGGTGTTGTAACAGAAGACATCAGCCAGGGCGAAACGGTGATCGGGTTTTATATGGACGATGACAGCATGGTCGAGGTGATCGCGAAAGCAGATATCCCGCTTGGACATAAAATTTCTGTCGTACATCTGCAAGCGGGCGATGCCGTGATCGAGTATGGCCTGCGGGTAGGATTGGCGAGAGAAGCGATCGAACCAGGCGATTATGTACATGTTCACAATATCAAAAGCGCGAGGTGGTAG
- the spoIID gene encoding stage II sporulation protein D yields the protein MRRYIGWIVGFMVVSTVIVPSSLVVLLGKKHGAPVPAAAPEQLQTFTGDAQIKVYMTKTGQVVTMPLETYVAGVVAGEMPITFELQALEAQAIAARTRAVNTLINHIAPKLPAAAQAGANITDSYRYDQAYSSDELLRQKWGSDYEANQKKIEQAVNATHGEILTYQGKPIDALYFSTSNGYTEDAKDYWGHDVPYLKSVPSPWDSVAPRFHQETAIPVSTVLEKLHIDSIPASTGNSLPMKVLAESPSKHVLEMQVGDKRFTGRQIREALGLNSTSFTWKVQNREVYFDTSGYGHDTGMSQYGANGMAKEGKTATQILTYYYQGVQITNAYSYLVAANVPVKQQTR from the coding sequence ATGCGACGTTATATTGGCTGGATTGTTGGATTTATGGTTGTCTCCACAGTAATCGTACCTTCCTCCCTCGTCGTGTTGTTAGGGAAAAAGCATGGAGCGCCGGTGCCGGCAGCTGCGCCTGAACAGTTGCAGACATTCACAGGCGATGCGCAAATCAAGGTCTATATGACAAAAACGGGACAAGTTGTCACAATGCCCCTGGAAACGTACGTGGCCGGAGTGGTAGCCGGGGAAATGCCGATTACCTTTGAACTGCAGGCGTTGGAGGCACAGGCGATTGCTGCACGCACCCGGGCGGTCAATACCTTGATCAACCATATTGCGCCGAAGCTTCCTGCGGCAGCGCAGGCAGGTGCGAATATTACGGACAGTTATCGTTACGATCAGGCCTATTCTTCCGATGAGCTGTTGCGGCAAAAATGGGGAAGCGACTATGAGGCCAATCAGAAAAAAATTGAGCAAGCGGTCAATGCCACACACGGTGAAATTTTGACATATCAGGGCAAGCCGATTGATGCCCTGTATTTTTCCACGAGCAATGGGTATACGGAAGATGCAAAAGATTATTGGGGACATGACGTCCCCTATTTAAAATCGGTGCCAAGCCCCTGGGATTCGGTCGCTCCCCGCTTTCATCAGGAAACGGCCATTCCGGTTTCCACTGTTTTGGAAAAATTGCATATCGATTCGATACCGGCTTCGACGGGAAATTCCTTGCCGATGAAAGTCTTGGCAGAATCACCGTCAAAGCATGTATTGGAGATGCAAGTGGGCGACAAGCGATTCACCGGACGCCAGATTCGGGAAGCGTTGGGTTTGAATTCTACCAGCTTTACATGGAAAGTCCAAAACAGGGAAGTGTATTTTGACACGTCAGGCTACGGCCACGATACGGGCATGAGCCAGTATGGTGCCAATGGCATGGCAAAAGAAGGAAAAACAGCTACGCAGATTTTAACATACTACTACCAGGGTGTCCAAATTACCAATGCGTACAGTTACCTGGTTGCGGCAAATGTGCCGGTCAAGCAGCAGACCCGTTAA
- a CDS encoding acyl-CoA thioesterase, whose protein sequence is MERPKKYCKDSRAIKALHVMPEDLNMHQTIFGGKVMELIDDIAALSATRHARMPVVTASTDSVNFLAPVKMGDAICLESFVSWTSRKSMEVFVKVISEELLSAKRTVTTTAFLTFVALDEHGKSAMVPEVIPETELEIELYKTAPIRYEERKRRREETSFLVSKIDLSPPFQKGVWI, encoded by the coding sequence ATGGAACGACCGAAAAAATATTGCAAAGATTCCCGAGCAATCAAAGCATTGCATGTGATGCCGGAAGATTTGAATATGCATCAAACCATATTCGGCGGAAAAGTAATGGAACTGATCGATGATATCGCGGCGTTATCCGCTACCCGCCATGCGCGCATGCCGGTCGTGACCGCTTCCACCGACTCGGTCAATTTTCTGGCGCCTGTCAAAATGGGCGACGCCATTTGTCTGGAATCTTTCGTGTCATGGACAAGCCGCAAATCGATGGAAGTATTCGTGAAGGTGATCAGCGAAGAATTGCTGTCTGCCAAGCGGACTGTAACAACAACCGCATTTTTGACATTTGTCGCCCTTGACGAACATGGCAAATCTGCCATGGTGCCGGAAGTGATACCGGAAACCGAACTGGAAATCGAATTGTACAAGACAGCCCCCATTCGCTATGAAGAACGGAAGCGGAGACGGGAAGAAACGAGTTTCCTCGTTTCCAAAATCGACTTGTCTCCACCTTTTCAAAAGGGCGTGTGGATATAG